The following are encoded together in the Acidimicrobiales bacterium genome:
- the leuS gene encoding leucine--tRNA ligase, giving the protein MTDSYRPGIIETKWQQRWLDSGAYEVDNDDPRPRFYVLSMYPYPSGPAHMGHVRNYTFGDLIVRFRTMQGHAVLSPIGFDSFGLPAENAAIRTGEHPRTFTDARIDELSSSLRRIGAVYDWRRTVKSHDPGYIKYTQWIFLRFLEAGLAYRAEAPVNWCPGCQTVLANEQVLPDGTCERSGDPVDKRNLEQWFFKITDYAQQLLDDLDALDWPERVKTMQRNWIGRSEGAEFTLDVVDAGGTPHADGLSFRVYTTRPDTSFGMTFAVLSPEHPLVTQVTTDDRRAEVDAFAAEVRTRTDIERLGTEGPIDKRGVFTGSYVHNPFTGEPVPLYIADYVLMSYGTGAIMAVPAEDQRDWDFATAHGLPIVRTVQPPEGWEGKAYTGDGPRINSRWLDGMGKDEAIAAATAWLEDQGIGEGTVNFRLRDWLLSRQRFWGCPIPVVHCPSCGIVPVPDDDLPVLAPDDVEFLPTGESPLKLHEGFQSVACPSCGGHATRETDTMDTFVDSSWYFLRFADPWNEDRPFDAAAVEHWLPVDQYIGGVEHAILHLMYARFFTKALADLGVAPKELREPFKRLFTQGMIRMDGAKMSKSKGNLVAPEEILDNEGADALRLAHLFVSPPADDVDWEAFGIEGCSRFLARLWRLATGQVADVVERDPTADDRTIESATHRLIGRITDDFERWSYNTAVAGCMEFLNELYRYAQSEPGPRRETLDEALDTLLMLMAPMTPHIAAELYERRRGEDVHAQPWPTADEAKAAVETVTMVIQINGKVRDKVDVDASIDEAGAVAVALARDKVSAQLGGAEPKRTICRPPKLVNIVI; this is encoded by the coding sequence ATGACCGACAGCTACCGACCCGGGATCATCGAGACCAAGTGGCAGCAACGCTGGCTCGACTCGGGCGCCTACGAGGTCGACAACGACGATCCGCGGCCCCGCTTCTACGTGCTGTCGATGTATCCCTACCCCAGTGGCCCGGCCCACATGGGCCATGTCCGCAACTACACCTTCGGCGACCTCATCGTCCGCTTCCGCACCATGCAGGGTCACGCCGTGCTGTCACCGATCGGGTTCGACTCGTTCGGCCTGCCGGCGGAGAACGCGGCCATCCGCACCGGCGAGCACCCCCGCACCTTCACCGACGCCCGCATCGACGAGCTGTCGTCGTCGCTGCGTCGCATCGGGGCGGTCTACGACTGGCGGCGCACCGTCAAGAGCCACGATCCCGGCTACATCAAGTACACCCAGTGGATCTTCCTACGCTTCCTCGAGGCGGGCCTGGCGTACCGGGCCGAGGCCCCGGTCAACTGGTGCCCGGGCTGCCAGACCGTGCTGGCCAACGAGCAGGTCCTGCCCGACGGCACCTGCGAACGCTCCGGCGACCCCGTCGACAAGCGCAACCTCGAACAGTGGTTCTTCAAGATCACCGACTACGCCCAGCAGCTCCTCGACGACCTCGACGCCCTCGACTGGCCCGAGCGGGTCAAGACGATGCAGCGCAACTGGATCGGGCGGTCCGAGGGTGCCGAGTTCACCCTTGACGTGGTCGACGCCGGCGGAACGCCACATGCCGACGGCCTGTCGTTCCGGGTCTACACCACCCGTCCCGACACCAGCTTCGGCATGACCTTCGCGGTGCTGTCGCCCGAGCACCCGCTCGTCACCCAGGTCACCACCGACGACCGCCGGGCCGAGGTCGACGCGTTCGCGGCCGAGGTCCGCACCCGGACCGACATCGAGCGCCTCGGCACCGAGGGCCCCATCGACAAGCGGGGCGTGTTCACCGGCTCCTACGTCCACAACCCCTTCACCGGCGAGCCGGTGCCCCTGTACATCGCCGACTACGTCCTCATGAGCTACGGCACCGGCGCCATCATGGCCGTGCCCGCCGAGGACCAGCGCGACTGGGACTTCGCCACCGCCCACGGCCTGCCCATCGTCCGCACCGTCCAACCGCCCGAGGGGTGGGAGGGCAAGGCCTACACCGGCGACGGTCCCCGCATCAACAGCCGCTGGCTCGACGGCATGGGCAAGGACGAGGCCATCGCCGCCGCCACCGCGTGGCTCGAGGACCAGGGCATCGGCGAAGGCACGGTCAACTTCCGCCTCCGCGACTGGCTGTTGTCGCGCCAGCGCTTCTGGGGCTGTCCGATCCCCGTCGTCCACTGCCCATCGTGTGGCATCGTGCCCGTCCCCGACGACGACCTGCCGGTGCTGGCCCCCGACGACGTCGAGTTCCTGCCCACCGGCGAGTCTCCCCTCAAACTCCACGAGGGGTTCCAGTCGGTCGCGTGCCCGAGCTGCGGAGGCCACGCCACGCGCGAGACCGACACCATGGACACCTTCGTCGACTCGTCCTGGTACTTCCTGCGCTTCGCCGACCCGTGGAACGAGGACCGTCCCTTCGACGCTGCGGCGGTCGAGCACTGGCTGCCGGTCGACCAGTACATCGGCGGGGTCGAGCACGCCATCTTGCACCTCATGTACGCGCGGTTCTTCACCAAGGCTCTGGCCGATCTGGGTGTCGCCCCGAAGGAGCTGCGCGAGCCGTTCAAGCGGCTCTTCACCCAGGGCATGATCCGCATGGACGGCGCCAAGATGTCCAAGTCCAAGGGCAACCTCGTCGCCCCCGAGGAGATCCTCGACAACGAGGGTGCCGACGCGCTGCGCCTGGCCCACCTCTTCGTCAGCCCACCCGCCGACGACGTCGACTGGGAGGCCTTCGGCATCGAAGGATGCTCACGGTTCCTGGCCCGCCTGTGGCGCCTGGCCACCGGTCAGGTCGCCGACGTCGTCGAGCGCGATCCCACCGCCGACGACCGGACGATCGAGTCGGCGACGCACCGCCTCATCGGTCGGATCACCGACGACTTCGAGCGCTGGTCCTACAACACAGCGGTCGCCGGCTGCATGGAGTTCCTCAACGAGCTCTACCGCTACGCCCAGTCCGAGCCCGGCCCCCGTCGCGAGACCCTCGACGAGGCCCTCGACACCCTGCTGATGCTGATGGCGCCGATGACGCCACACATCGCCGCCGAGCTGTACGAGCGTCGCCGCGGCGAGGACGTCCACGCCCAGCCCTGGCCCACCGCCGACGAGGCGAAGGCGGCGGTCGAGACCGTTACCATGGTCATCCAGATCAACGGGAAGGTGCGCGACAAGGTCGACGTCGACGCCTCCATCGACGAAGCCGGCGCCGTCGCAGTGGCGCTCGCCCGCGACAAGGTGAGCGCACAACTGGGTGGGGCGGAACCGAAGCGAACCATCTGCCGGCCACCCAAGCTGGTGAACATCGTCATCTGA
- a CDS encoding AMP-binding protein: MISLASRIEQSAGRGGAVTFMSGNEPDRVEWDRLVDEARGMAAVMQARGVEPGDHVALLGPTSRDLVTAIAAVWLAGATIVVMPIPMRMGSLDEFIGATRRRLHRADVSLFAIDPELAPFVEPQPGDPPMVRFDELRPEAGRATASTFERPADDPDRLAVLQFTSGSTSDPKGVALPHRAVASNLDAISSAAELDPASDVLVSWLPLYHDMGLVGLLTLPMTTGTELVLGAPQDFMASPLRWMQWISDYGGTATAGPNFAWVLATRALRRASGLDLSSLRIALNGAEPVDPDTVESFVEAATQHHMRPGAVFPAFGMAEIAIAGTFPPPLAGLRTDAVDLRVLETERYAAPVEPGVPGARRLARLGKPVPGLEIRIVDPGSGMELREREVGELEIRGTSVCNGYYNDIAATEALFHDGWLRTGDLAYLVDGELVMCGRIKDVIIVGGRNVFPEDIERAVGEVDGVRAGNVIAFGVEGRNGREAIVVVAETKLDDTKALHATINEHVRSVVGVPAKEIVLVPPSTLPKTSSGKLQRSLCRDLYLETDLERVG, from the coding sequence ATGATCAGTCTTGCGTCGCGGATCGAGCAGTCAGCGGGGCGTGGCGGCGCCGTCACCTTCATGAGCGGGAACGAACCCGACCGGGTCGAGTGGGACCGCCTCGTCGACGAGGCGAGGGGCATGGCGGCGGTCATGCAGGCGCGAGGAGTCGAGCCCGGCGATCACGTCGCGCTCCTCGGGCCGACCAGCCGCGACCTGGTGACCGCCATCGCCGCGGTGTGGCTGGCCGGAGCGACGATCGTCGTGATGCCCATCCCCATGCGGATGGGGTCGTTGGACGAGTTCATCGGGGCCACCCGACGCCGCCTGCACCGCGCCGACGTGTCGTTGTTCGCCATCGATCCCGAGCTGGCTCCCTTCGTCGAGCCGCAGCCCGGCGACCCACCCATGGTCCGCTTCGACGAGCTGCGCCCCGAAGCGGGTCGGGCCACCGCGTCGACCTTCGAGCGACCCGCCGACGACCCCGACCGCCTGGCCGTCCTCCAGTTCACCAGCGGCTCGACCTCCGACCCCAAGGGGGTCGCGCTGCCGCACCGGGCGGTGGCCAGCAACCTCGACGCCATCTCATCGGCAGCCGAGCTCGACCCCGCGTCCGACGTGTTGGTGTCGTGGTTGCCCCTCTACCACGACATGGGTCTTGTGGGTCTGCTCACCCTTCCCATGACCACCGGCACCGAGCTGGTTCTCGGCGCGCCGCAGGACTTCATGGCCTCGCCGCTGCGGTGGATGCAGTGGATCTCCGACTACGGCGGCACTGCAACGGCCGGTCCCAACTTCGCGTGGGTTCTCGCCACCCGCGCGCTGCGGCGCGCCTCGGGGCTCGACCTGTCCTCGCTGCGGATCGCCCTCAACGGTGCCGAGCCGGTCGACCCCGACACCGTCGAGTCGTTCGTCGAGGCAGCCACCCAGCACCACATGCGGCCAGGCGCGGTCTTCCCTGCGTTCGGCATGGCCGAGATCGCCATCGCGGGGACGTTCCCGCCGCCTCTTGCCGGTCTGCGCACCGACGCCGTCGACCTCCGCGTCCTCGAGACCGAGCGCTACGCGGCCCCCGTCGAGCCGGGGGTGCCGGGTGCCCGTCGCCTGGCCAGGCTGGGCAAGCCCGTTCCCGGGCTCGAGATCCGCATCGTCGATCCGGGGTCGGGCATGGAGCTGCGCGAGCGCGAGGTGGGCGAGCTCGAGATCCGGGGCACCTCGGTGTGCAACGGCTACTACAACGACATCGCCGCCACCGAGGCCCTGTTCCACGACGGATGGCTGCGCACCGGAGATCTCGCCTACCTCGTCGACGGCGAGCTGGTCATGTGCGGTCGGATCAAGGACGTGATCATCGTCGGTGGCCGCAACGTGTTCCCCGAGGACATCGAGCGGGCCGTGGGCGAGGTCGACGGCGTGCGCGCCGGCAACGTCATCGCCTTCGGCGTCGAGGGCCGCAACGGCAGGGAGGCCATCGTGGTGGTGGCCGAGACCAAGCTCGACGACACCAAGGCGTTGCACGCCACCATCAACGAGCACGTCCGTTCGGTGGTCGGGGTCCCCGCCAAGGAGATCGTGCTCGTCCCGCCGAGCACCCTTCCCAAGACCTCGTCGGGCAAGTTGCAGCGGTCGCTGTGCCGTGACCTCTACCTGGAGACCGATCTCGAGCGGGTCGGTTGA
- a CDS encoding LLM class F420-dependent oxidoreductase — protein MKVDSGIGGLDGVAAAAQQAQQRGYDGVWSAETSHDPFMPLLLAAEHTERIELGTAIAVAFARNPMTLATTAWDLQAFSGGRFTLGLGSQIKPHITRRFSMEWSHPAPRMREMILAIRAIWDCWTNDTKLDFRGDFYSHTLMTPFFNPGPNPHGDAKIFIAGVGPLMTKVAGEVCDGFLVHPFTTDAYLRDVTVPALDDGMAIGGRQRSDFEVSLTAFVVTGNNEDEIDKAKAAARGQLAFYGSTPAYRPVLEHHGWGELQTELNRLSKQGAWQEMAGLIDDEMLATFAVIAEPDQVAAGLKERFGGLLDRVGFYLGLAGSEETQAQVIAELKDA, from the coding sequence ATGAAGGTCGACTCGGGGATCGGGGGGCTCGACGGCGTGGCCGCCGCCGCCCAACAGGCACAGCAGCGCGGCTACGACGGCGTGTGGAGCGCCGAGACCAGCCACGACCCGTTCATGCCGCTGCTGCTCGCGGCCGAACACACCGAACGGATCGAGCTCGGTACCGCCATCGCGGTGGCCTTCGCCCGCAACCCCATGACCCTCGCCACCACCGCCTGGGATCTCCAGGCCTTCTCCGGCGGCCGGTTCACCCTCGGACTGGGTTCGCAGATCAAGCCCCACATCACCCGGCGGTTCTCGATGGAGTGGTCGCACCCCGCGCCTCGGATGCGCGAGATGATCCTGGCCATCCGGGCCATCTGGGACTGCTGGACCAACGACACCAAGCTCGACTTCCGGGGTGACTTCTACTCCCACACCCTGATGACCCCGTTCTTCAACCCGGGTCCCAACCCCCACGGCGACGCCAAGATCTTCATCGCCGGGGTCGGCCCGTTGATGACCAAGGTCGCGGGCGAGGTGTGCGACGGGTTCCTCGTACATCCCTTCACCACCGACGCCTACCTGCGCGACGTCACCGTGCCCGCGCTCGATGACGGCATGGCGATCGGCGGCCGACAGCGGTCCGACTTCGAGGTCAGCCTCACCGCCTTCGTCGTCACCGGCAACAACGAGGACGAGATCGACAAGGCCAAGGCGGCTGCGCGGGGCCAGCTCGCGTTCTACGGCTCCACACCGGCCTACCGACCGGTGCTCGAGCACCACGGCTGGGGCGAGCTGCAGACCGAGCTGAACCGGCTGTCCAAACAGGGTGCGTGGCAGGAGATGGCCGGGCTCATCGACGACGAGATGCTGGCGACCTTCGCCGTGATCGCCGAGCCCGACCAGGTGGCGGCGGGGCTGAAGGAGCGCTTCGGCGGGCTGCTCGACCGGGTCGGGTTCTACCTCGGCCTCGCCGGGTCGGAGGAGACCCAGGCTCAGGTCATCGCCGAGCTGAAGGACGCCTGA
- a CDS encoding PAC2 family protein — protein sequence MTTLYEFHERPDLDSPVLILAPEGWVDAGGAGARAAAAILEGIETTTVVSFDADVLLDHRSRRPTLHLREGVNTGLTWPAIELVAFSDTTGNDMLMLTGAEPDHLWRAFTRAVVDLALEFGVRMVVGLGAYPAPVPHTRPATLTTTATDAAIATQVGSMRSNIDVPAGIGGAIEERCAEVGLPAVGLWAQVPHYAATMPYPGAALALVETLNDVGGLSVPTGTLAQEATETTNRLDELVADSAEHVALLRQLEEQADQAASGPADREEPAGPQGPLPSGDELATEIERFLRDQGNR from the coding sequence ATGACCACCCTGTACGAGTTCCACGAACGCCCCGACCTCGACTCACCGGTACTGATCCTCGCACCCGAAGGTTGGGTCGATGCCGGTGGTGCCGGAGCCCGTGCCGCGGCCGCGATCCTCGAAGGGATCGAGACCACCACCGTGGTGTCCTTCGATGCCGACGTGCTGCTCGACCACCGGTCGCGCCGGCCCACCCTGCACCTTCGCGAGGGTGTGAACACGGGCCTCACCTGGCCGGCGATCGAACTGGTGGCCTTCAGCGACACCACGGGCAACGACATGTTGATGCTGACCGGGGCCGAACCCGACCATCTGTGGCGGGCCTTCACCCGCGCCGTGGTCGACCTGGCGCTCGAGTTCGGCGTGCGCATGGTGGTGGGCCTCGGTGCCTATCCGGCGCCGGTCCCCCACACCCGACCAGCGACGCTGACCACCACCGCCACCGACGCCGCGATCGCCACCCAGGTTGGTTCGATGCGGTCGAACATCGACGTCCCCGCCGGCATCGGCGGCGCGATCGAGGAGCGCTGCGCCGAGGTCGGGCTCCCCGCGGTCGGTCTGTGGGCCCAGGTGCCCCATTACGCGGCCACGATGCCCTACCCCGGGGCCGCCCTGGCACTGGTCGAGACCCTCAACGACGTCGGGGGGCTGTCGGTCCCCACCGGGACCCTCGCCCAGGAGGCCACCGAGACCACCAACCGCCTCGACGAGCTGGTGGCCGACTCGGCCGAACACGTCGCCCTCCTGCGCCAGCTCGAGGAACAGGCGGACCAGGCCGCCAGCGGGCCCGCCGACCGGGAGGAACCCGCCGGACCGCAGGGCCCGTTGCCCTCCGGCGACGAGCTGGCGACCGAGATCGAGCGCTTCCTACGGGACCAGGGCAACCGCTAG